In the genome of Pseudomonas protegens, one region contains:
- a CDS encoding DUF1161 domain-containing protein, with the protein MKKLVLAAALLSLAGTALAAGKPCEELKSEIAAKIDAKGAKHYSLEVVDKGAAADGKVVGTCEAGTKEIVYKRG; encoded by the coding sequence ATGAAAAAACTAGTATTAGCAGCTGCTTTGTTGAGTCTTGCGGGAACAGCCCTTGCCGCCGGCAAGCCGTGCGAGGAGCTGAAAAGCGAGATCGCCGCGAAGATCGACGCCAAGGGCGCCAAGCATTATTCGCTGGAAGTGGTCGACAAAGGCGCGGCGGCGGATGGCAAAGTGGTTGGCACCTGCGAAGCGGGCACCAAGGAAATCGTCTACAAGCGCGGTTAA
- a CDS encoding dodecin, whose translation MTDHHTYKKVELVGSSPNSIEEAINNALAEAHKSIKHLEWFEVTETRGHIKDGKAAHFQVTLKVGFRIANS comes from the coding sequence ATGACTGATCATCACACCTACAAGAAAGTCGAACTGGTGGGTTCGTCGCCGAACAGCATCGAAGAGGCGATCAACAACGCGCTGGCCGAAGCGCACAAGAGCATCAAGCACCTGGAGTGGTTCGAAGTGACCGAAACCCGGGGTCATATCAAGGACGGCAAGGCCGCGCATTTCCAGGTCACCCTCAAGGTCGGCTTCCGGATTGCCAATAGTTAA
- a CDS encoding YqjD family protein produces MANTSLRKASLESMEAEIESLLKSLESLKDDATDESRKTLKALKSNAENALKHSRSLISDAYEEVKVKTRETGIATRDYAQEHPWATAGVAVGAIGLLAAYLLCKRGN; encoded by the coding sequence ATGGCCAACACCTCGTTACGCAAAGCCTCACTGGAAAGTATGGAAGCCGAGATCGAAAGCCTGCTCAAATCCCTGGAAAGCCTCAAGGACGATGCAACCGACGAATCGCGCAAGACCCTCAAGGCCCTCAAGAGCAACGCCGAGAACGCGCTCAAGCATTCCCGCAGCCTGATCAGCGATGCCTATGAAGAAGTCAAAGTGAAAACCCGGGAAACCGGAATCGCCACCCGCGACTACGCCCAGGAACACCCGTGGGCCACCGCCGGCGTGGCGGTCGGCGCCATCGGCCTGCTGGCCGCCTACCTGCTGTGCAAGCGCGGCAACTAA
- a CDS encoding LysR family transcriptional regulator produces MSRDLPPLNALRAFEATARLNSVSQAAEQLHVTHGAVSRQLKVLEQHLGLSLFVKDGRGIKLTDAGIRLRDASSEAFERLRDVCAELTRGSADAPFVLGCSGSLLARWLIPRLGRLNADLPDLRLHLSAGEGDLDPRRPGLDALLVFAEPPWPADMQVYELACERIGPVLSPRYAGYPRLRTAPATALGAEPLLHTTSRPQAWPSWARHNGIAADSLKYGQGFEHLYYLLEAAVAGLGVAIAPEPLVAEDLLAGRLVAPWGFSDTPGQLALWLPKRAADGRARQLAQWLKNELRQPA; encoded by the coding sequence ATGAGCCGCGACCTGCCCCCCCTGAATGCCCTGCGGGCCTTCGAAGCCACTGCCCGGCTCAACAGTGTCAGCCAGGCTGCCGAACAACTGCACGTGACCCATGGCGCGGTGAGCCGGCAGTTGAAAGTGCTGGAACAACACCTGGGCCTGAGCCTGTTCGTCAAGGATGGACGTGGCATTAAACTCACAGATGCCGGGATTCGTCTGCGCGATGCCAGCAGCGAGGCCTTCGAGCGCCTGCGGGACGTTTGCGCCGAGCTGACCCGTGGCAGCGCCGACGCGCCGTTCGTCCTCGGCTGCTCCGGCAGCCTGCTGGCGCGCTGGCTGATTCCGCGCCTGGGGCGCCTGAACGCCGACCTGCCGGACCTGCGCCTGCACCTTTCCGCCGGTGAAGGGGACCTGGACCCCCGCCGCCCGGGGCTGGATGCCCTGCTGGTGTTTGCCGAGCCGCCGTGGCCGGCGGACATGCAGGTCTATGAACTGGCCTGCGAACGCATCGGGCCGGTGCTCAGCCCGCGTTATGCCGGTTACCCGCGCCTGCGCACGGCGCCGGCCACGGCCCTTGGTGCAGAGCCGCTGCTGCATACCACCTCGCGTCCCCAGGCCTGGCCCAGCTGGGCGCGGCACAACGGCATCGCCGCCGATTCGCTGAAGTACGGGCAGGGTTTCGAGCATCTGTATTACTTGCTGGAAGCGGCAGTGGCCGGGCTTGGGGTGGCGATTGCTCCGGAGCCGCTGGTGGCCGAGGACTTGCTGGCGGGCAGGCTGGTTGCCCCGTGGGGGTTTTCCGACACCCCGGGGCAACTGGCGCTGTGGTTACCCAAGCGCGCCGCGGATGGGCGCGCCCGGCAGTTGGCGCAGTGGTTGAAAAACGAACTGCGCCAGCCGGCTTAG
- the trpB gene encoding tryptophan synthase subunit beta gives MTQSQLRNGPDDNGLFGAFGGRYVAETLMPLILDLAREYEKAKEDPEFLKELAYFQRDYVGRPSPLYFAERLTEHCGGAKIYLKREELNHTGAHKINNCIGQILLARRMGKKRIIAETGAGMHGVATATVAARFGLQCVIYMGTTDIERQQANVFRMKLLGAEVIPVVAGTGTLKDAMNEALRDWVTNVDSTFYLIGTVAGPHPYPAMVRDFQAVIGKETREQMQAQEGRLPDSLVACIGGGSNAMGLFHPFLDDKSVQIIGVEAAGYGIETGKHAASLNGGVPGVLHGNRTFLLQDDDGQIIDAHSISAGLDYPGIGPEHAWLHDIGRVEYTSVTDDEALAAFHQCCRLEGIIPALESAHALAEVFKRAPTLPKDHLMVVNLSGRGDKDMQTVMHHMQQSQQEKH, from the coding sequence ATGACTCAGTCCCAATTGCGTAATGGTCCAGACGACAACGGCCTGTTCGGCGCGTTCGGCGGCCGTTACGTGGCCGAAACCCTGATGCCGCTGATCCTCGACCTGGCCCGTGAGTACGAAAAGGCCAAGGAAGATCCCGAGTTCCTCAAGGAGCTGGCCTACTTCCAGCGCGATTACGTCGGCCGCCCCAGCCCGCTGTACTTCGCCGAACGCCTGACCGAACACTGCGGCGGCGCCAAGATCTACCTCAAGCGCGAAGAGCTGAACCACACCGGCGCGCACAAGATCAACAACTGCATCGGCCAGATCCTCCTGGCCCGGCGCATGGGCAAGAAACGCATCATCGCCGAGACCGGCGCCGGCATGCACGGCGTGGCCACCGCCACCGTGGCCGCGCGCTTTGGCCTGCAATGCGTGATCTACATGGGCACCACCGACATCGAGCGCCAACAGGCCAACGTGTTCCGCATGAAGCTGCTGGGCGCCGAAGTGATCCCGGTCGTCGCCGGCACCGGCACCCTGAAAGACGCGATGAACGAAGCCCTGCGTGACTGGGTGACAAACGTCGACAGCACTTTCTACCTGATCGGCACCGTGGCCGGCCCGCACCCGTACCCGGCCATGGTCCGCGACTTCCAGGCCGTGATCGGCAAGGAAACCCGCGAGCAGATGCAAGCCCAGGAAGGCCGCCTGCCGGACAGCCTGGTGGCGTGCATCGGCGGCGGCTCCAACGCCATGGGCCTGTTCCACCCGTTCCTCGACGATAAAAGCGTGCAGATCATTGGCGTTGAAGCCGCCGGCTACGGCATCGAGACCGGCAAGCATGCCGCCAGCCTGAACGGCGGCGTACCGGGCGTGCTGCACGGCAACCGCACCTTCCTGCTGCAGGACGACGATGGCCAGATCATCGACGCCCACTCGATTTCCGCCGGCCTCGACTACCCCGGCATCGGCCCGGAACACGCCTGGCTGCACGACATCGGCCGCGTCGAATACACCTCGGTGACCGACGACGAAGCCCTGGCCGCGTTCCACCAGTGCTGCCGCCTGGAAGGCATCATCCCGGCCCTGGAAAGCGCCCACGCCCTGGCCGAAGTGTTCAAGCGCGCGCCGACCCTGCCCAAGGATCACCTGATGGTGGTCAACCTCTCGGGCCGCGGCGACAAAGACATGCAAACCGTCATGCACCACATGCAACAGTCCCAGCAGGAGAAACACTGA